In the genome of Devosia rhizoryzae, the window GAATTTTGGGTTGCGACATGCCGCAAAAGCCGATCGTCTACGATGCCCCCACGCCGGAACCGCGTTCCACAACCGTTGAAGCGTTGCAGGCTGAGATCCTTGAACGGCTGATCTATTCGGTCGGTAAGGACCCCATCGTTGCCCGCCCGCATGATTGGCTCAAGGCCACGATCCTTGCCGTGCGTGACCGGGTCATGGACAGGTGGATGGAGAGCTCGCGTGAAACGTGGCGCACCTCCAACAAGCGCGTCTATTACCTCAGCCTTGAGTTCCTCATCGGCCGGCTGATGCGCGACGCCATCAGCAATGTCGGGCTGATGGAGCCGCTCAATCAGGCGCTCAAGAACCTCGATGTCGATCTGGGCGACCTGATCAATCTCGAACCTGACGCGGCGTTGGGCAATGGTGGCCTCGGTCGGCTGGCAGCGTGCTTCCTCGAATCGATGTCGTCGGTAAAGATCCCGGCCTATGGTTATGGCATCCGCTATGCTCATGGCCTTTTCCGGCAGGAAATGAGCGAGGGCTGGCAGGTCGAGCTGCCGGAAGACTGGCTCGCTCACGGCAATCCCTGGGAGTTCGAGCGCCGCGAAAGCGCCTATGAAGTGGGCTTTGGCGGGCATGTCGAGCCGGTCACCGATCCTGACGGGGAAGTGCGGCAGGAGTGGCGGCCCAACGAACATCTGCTTGCGGTCGCCTATGACACGCCGATCGTTGGCTGGCGCGGCGCGCGCGTGAACACGCTGCGCCTTTGGAGCGCGCAGCCGATCGACCCCATCCTGCTCGACAAGTTCAATTCCGGCGACCATATCGGCGCTCTGGAAGAAAGCGCCAAGGCCGAGGCGATCACGCGCGTGCTTTATCCTGCAGACTCGACCGCGGCAGGGCAGGAGCTGCGCCTGCGCCAGGAATTCTTCTTCTCCTCGGCCTCGCTTCAGGACATCGTCCGCCGGCATCTCCAGCAATATGGCGATCTCGGATCCTTGCCCGACAAAGTCGCGATCCAACTTAACGATACGCATCCGGCGATCTCGATCTGCGAGCTGATGCGCATTCTCGTCGACGACAATGGACTCAAATGGGCCGAGGCCTGGAAGCTCAGCAAAGCGACCTTCGGCTATACCAATCATACGCTGCTGCCCGAAGCGCTCGAGAGCTGGCCGGTCGCGCTGCTGGAGCGGCTGCTGCCGCGGCATATGCAGATCATCTACCAAATCAATGCCGACATCCTGGCGGAGGCGCGCAGCAAGGCTGGCTTTACCGACCAGC includes:
- a CDS encoding glycogen/starch/alpha-glucan phosphorylase; the protein is MPQKPIVYDAPTPEPRSTTVEALQAEILERLIYSVGKDPIVARPHDWLKATILAVRDRVMDRWMESSRETWRTSNKRVYYLSLEFLIGRLMRDAISNVGLMEPLNQALKNLDVDLGDLINLEPDAALGNGGLGRLAACFLESMSSVKIPAYGYGIRYAHGLFRQEMSEGWQVELPEDWLAHGNPWEFERRESAYEVGFGGHVEPVTDPDGEVRQEWRPNEHLLAVAYDTPIVGWRGARVNTLRLWSAQPIDPILLDKFNSGDHIGALEESAKAEAITRVLYPADSTAAGQELRLRQEFFFSSASLQDIVRRHLQQYGDLGSLPDKVAIQLNDTHPAISICELMRILVDDNGLKWAEAWKLSKATFGYTNHTLLPEALESWPVALLERLLPRHMQIIYQINADILAEARSKAGFTDQQAAAVSLIDEHGGRRVRMGQLAFVGSHSINGVSALHTELMKQTVFADLHKLYPDRINNKTNGITPRRWLMQCNPALTKLVTERIGPEFLDDIDKLKLLAPHAEDPGFQKQFAEIKLANKQRLAKLIKDRMNLNVSPDALFDVQIKRIHEYKRQLLNIIHAVTLYDEIRAHPEREWVPRVKIFAGKAAPSYWNAKLIIKLINDVARVVNNDPAVRGLLKVVFLPNYNVSLAEVIVPAADLSEQISTAGMEASGTGNMKFMANGGVTIGTMDGANVEMHTEVGDENIVIFGLTTEEVEEKRRRSEVPRSAIDTSPRLREALDSIASGVFSPDDPNRYRDLIGGLYDHDWFMVARDFDAYAAAQAKVDKLWQDRARWNAMAIRNTANVGFFSSDRTIRQYAKDIWGVPTT